TAACTCATTTAGGATGACGCGAGCGTTTTCTACTGGATCACTACCATCAATAGGTTTTATATCAACGATATGCAATAGACGACGAGTACGAGCCACGTGTTTTAAAAAGCGGATACCGAGACCTGCGCCTTCAGATGCGCCTTCAATCAAGCCTGGTATATCAGCCATGACAAACGAGCGGTGGACACCGACATCAACCACACCTAGATTGGGCACTAAAGTTGTGAATGGATAATCAGCTACCTTAGGCCTGGCCGCAGAGACTTGGCGGATAAAGGTAGATTTACCAGCATTAGGCAGGCCTATTAAGCCCACATCAGCGACTACTTTTAGCTCAAACTTCAGTACTTTTAGCTCACCTTCAAAGCCTGATGTTGCCTTGCGCGGTGCTTGGTTGGTTGAGCTTTTGAAATGAGTATTACCCAAACCACCATCACCGCCTTTGGCGACTAAGAAGGTCTGGCCTATCTCAGTCAAATCACCGATGACTTCATCTGTTTCGGTATCGATAATAGTGGTACCAATAGGCACGGGTAAAAAGATATCCTCAGAGCCCTTGCCCGAACAGTTTCTGCTTTGTCCGTTTTCGCCGCGGCGCGCGTCATAACGGCGGGTATAGCGATAGTCGACTAAGGTATTGGTATTGTCGTCAGCAATGACATAAACATCACCGCCACTACCACCATCACCGCCATCAGGACCACCACGTGGGACGTATTTTTCTCGGCGAAAACTGGCGATTCCGTTACCACCGTCACCTGCTTTTACCGTTACGACGGCTTCATCAATAAATCGCATGCTACGTTCCTTAATTGACAGTCAATGACTGTTTTCATTTTTTGCGCGTGTAAGTTATTACTAATAAGGTTAAAACTAAAAGTCTCTTCGGGCGTATTAAACACTCGCAAATACGCACTGATAAAGACTGTTTTTTTAATACTCACAAATAGTCTAATACGCTCTATTTCTGACTGCTATTATTATAAAAGCAATGCTCGCTCAATTCTATAACACTCGCTCACTTTTAATAGCTTATA
The sequence above is a segment of the Psychrobacter fulvigenes genome. Coding sequences within it:
- the cgtA gene encoding Obg family GTPase CgtA; protein product: MRFIDEAVVTVKAGDGGNGIASFRREKYVPRGGPDGGDGGSGGDVYVIADDNTNTLVDYRYTRRYDARRGENGQSRNCSGKGSEDIFLPVPIGTTIIDTETDEVIGDLTEIGQTFLVAKGGDGGLGNTHFKSSTNQAPRKATSGFEGELKVLKFELKVVADVGLIGLPNAGKSTFIRQVSAARPKVADYPFTTLVPNLGVVDVGVHRSFVMADIPGLIEGASEGAGLGIRFLKHVARTRRLLHIVDIKPIDGSDPVENARVILNELERFSPELASLPQILVLNKIDQIVDEDLNAICTHIVAELGWTGMVFRTSTLTGEGVDAVKYHLMNEIEREREREEEDPIFAEAQKESFERLEAEVRRNTEAQREAYRAARRAQREGLDLADDDSFDDDDDSDVEVVYVP